A stretch of the Paludisphaera rhizosphaerae genome encodes the following:
- a CDS encoding ubiquinone/menaquinone biosynthesis methyltransferase produces the protein MPLSEPVAAPAPSTSSEDKSNQRVRRMFASIAKRYDLLNHLLSLNIDRSWRRFTTRKVPPVPGIPVLDCCTGTADLALEYDKAAKGKSPIVGADFCREMLLVGEKKVGKAGAGDRITLVEGDAQHLPVPSDTFAVVSVAFGLRNVRDTVAGLDEMIRAARPGGKVAVLEFSRPRGRILGPIYLGFFRSVLPRIGQAISPNADNAYNYLPKTVLEFPDGQDLLDLMASRGLVDLEMHPLTFGIATLYVGVKPTQKP, from the coding sequence GTGCCCCTATCCGAACCCGTTGCGGCCCCCGCGCCTTCCACCTCCTCCGAGGACAAGTCGAACCAGCGCGTGCGGCGGATGTTCGCGTCGATCGCCAAGCGTTACGACCTGCTGAACCACCTGCTGAGTCTGAACATCGACCGCTCCTGGCGACGGTTCACAACTCGCAAGGTGCCGCCGGTCCCCGGGATTCCTGTCCTGGACTGTTGCACCGGCACGGCCGACCTGGCGCTCGAATACGATAAGGCGGCGAAGGGAAAGTCGCCGATCGTCGGGGCCGACTTCTGCCGCGAGATGCTCCTCGTCGGCGAGAAGAAGGTGGGCAAGGCCGGTGCAGGCGACCGGATCACGCTCGTCGAAGGCGACGCCCAGCACCTGCCGGTTCCCAGCGACACCTTCGCAGTCGTCAGCGTGGCCTTTGGCCTACGGAACGTGCGGGACACCGTCGCCGGCCTCGACGAGATGATCCGTGCGGCGAGGCCCGGCGGTAAGGTGGCCGTGCTGGAGTTTTCCCGGCCTCGGGGTCGGATCCTCGGGCCGATCTATCTGGGCTTCTTCCGCTCGGTTCTGCCAAGGATCGGCCAAGCGATCTCCCCGAACGCCGATAACGCCTACAACTACCTGCCCAAGACCGTGCTGGAGTTCCCCGACGGCCAGGACCTCCTGGATCTGATGGCCTCGCGCGGGCTGGTCGATCTGGAAATGCACCCGCTGACGTTCGGGATCGCCACGCTCTACGTCGGCGTGAAACCGACGCAAAAGCCATGA
- a CDS encoding metallophosphoesterase, with product MRYLSFSKERRQTREGRRIMYVRKRGGRWLLLLTLACAGCRQSTPVEDLPGVRESLDAVGVRLGAVKSEHELTAAVTRQSQLLSWLKHSEREALGRNAVRFRSDAPTIVAVACPAKSAPFWLSDQGFRRSGRSIQVDGLSWEVHERTFTAGWVGLGVNGLDRTSDDHYAAFVRPATGGALALEALEVRPDPETAWRVVEAREGVSAASDRHRPIADLPAELDGSVLLQPAHDRRHAGVVAVGRIWKTHSASSPIPDQVSVSLGEDPAHRLVWSWRTSADVTKSLVRIAPAKFQTPEEDPTSPPELLDLRLVDGRSSTIRTSTVVNDPLIRRHTVVVDDLEPDTVYYYSVGDGSPERWGPWRTVRTGPARPKRLEFLYLGDAQTGFESWGNLLTAAYRRHPGLDFALLAGDLVDRGNERTNWDHFFMRAAPVFDRLPLMPAAGNHEYLDQGPRLYNSFFRLPQNGPTDLAPGLAYTFHYGGAFFAVLDGTSAVWSEAEAVRQAEWLDSALASTHADWKFVMFHHPIYPSHPWRDNPTLRKHWVPVFDRHHVDMVLQGHDHAYLRTPPMRNHQRVSTPADGTVYVVSVSGDKFVHDQPRREYIEVGRTDLSTYQTIEIDEPEGRLTYRSWTATGEIADSLVIQKSVVDDQRRSLVKGRQTSVDRLATPTDSPSRH from the coding sequence ATGCGGTATCTATCTTTCTCGAAGGAGCGTCGCCAGACCAGGGAGGGACGGCGGATCATGTACGTAAGGAAGCGAGGCGGTCGGTGGCTGTTGCTGCTGACGCTGGCTTGCGCCGGCTGCCGCCAGTCCACGCCCGTCGAGGACCTGCCTGGCGTCCGCGAGTCGCTCGACGCGGTCGGAGTCCGTCTGGGCGCGGTCAAGTCTGAGCACGAGTTGACCGCCGCTGTCACCCGCCAGTCGCAACTCCTTTCGTGGCTCAAGCATTCCGAACGCGAGGCGTTGGGCCGCAACGCCGTCCGATTCCGCTCCGATGCACCGACGATCGTCGCCGTCGCCTGTCCCGCGAAGTCGGCCCCCTTCTGGTTGTCCGATCAGGGCTTCCGACGTTCCGGGCGATCGATCCAGGTCGACGGCCTCTCCTGGGAGGTTCACGAGCGGACGTTCACGGCCGGTTGGGTCGGACTCGGAGTCAACGGCCTCGACCGCACCTCCGACGACCATTACGCGGCGTTCGTCCGGCCTGCCACCGGAGGGGCCTTGGCTCTTGAGGCGCTGGAGGTCCGTCCCGACCCCGAGACCGCATGGCGGGTGGTTGAAGCTCGCGAGGGCGTCAGCGCGGCCAGCGACCGTCACCGACCGATCGCCGACTTGCCTGCGGAGCTTGACGGCTCAGTCCTGCTGCAACCGGCTCACGACCGTCGGCACGCCGGGGTCGTGGCTGTCGGCCGCATCTGGAAAACGCATTCCGCCTCCTCGCCGATCCCCGATCAGGTGAGCGTGAGCCTCGGAGAGGATCCCGCGCATCGGCTGGTCTGGAGTTGGCGGACATCCGCCGATGTAACCAAGAGCCTTGTCCGGATCGCGCCTGCGAAGTTCCAGACGCCCGAGGAAGACCCGACCTCGCCGCCCGAACTGCTCGACCTACGGTTGGTGGATGGCCGCTCAAGCACGATCCGAACGTCGACCGTCGTGAACGACCCGCTGATCCGTCGCCATACGGTCGTCGTCGACGACCTGGAACCGGATACGGTCTACTACTATTCGGTCGGCGACGGCTCTCCCGAGCGCTGGGGTCCGTGGAGGACGGTTCGCACCGGCCCCGCCCGGCCCAAGCGACTGGAGTTCCTTTATCTGGGGGACGCCCAGACCGGCTTCGAGTCCTGGGGGAACCTCCTCACCGCCGCATACCGCCGTCATCCAGGTCTCGACTTCGCCCTCCTGGCCGGCGACCTCGTGGATCGAGGCAACGAGCGGACGAACTGGGACCACTTCTTCATGCGAGCCGCTCCGGTTTTCGACCGGCTCCCCCTGATGCCGGCGGCCGGCAACCACGAGTACCTGGACCAGGGCCCCCGACTCTACAACTCATTCTTCCGCCTTCCGCAGAACGGCCCGACCGACCTGGCGCCGGGGTTAGCGTACACCTTCCATTACGGCGGGGCGTTCTTCGCGGTCCTCGACGGAACCTCGGCCGTCTGGAGCGAGGCCGAGGCCGTTCGGCAGGCTGAGTGGCTCGACTCCGCGCTGGCGAGCACCCACGCCGACTGGAAGTTCGTGATGTTCCACCACCCCATCTATCCCTCGCACCCCTGGCGCGACAACCCAACCCTCCGCAAGCACTGGGTCCCCGTTTTCGATCGCCACCACGTCGATATGGTCCTCCAGGGTCACGACCACGCCTACCTTCGCACCCCGCCAATGCGCAACCACCAGCGCGTCTCCACGCCGGCCGACGGAACTGTCTACGTCGTTTCCGTTTCCGGCGACAAATTCGTCCACGACCAGCCCCGTCGCGAGTACATCGAGGTCGGTCGAACCGACCTTTCGACCTACCAGACGATCGAGATCGACGAGCCCGAGGGCCGGCTGACCTACCGCTCCTGGACCGCCACCGGAGAGATCGCCGATTCTCTCGTCATCCAGAAATCCGTCGTCGATGATCAGAGGCGCTCGCTGGTGAAGGGCCGACAGACCTCGGTCGACCGCCTCGCGACACCCACCGACTCCCCCAGCCGCCACTGA